A stretch of DNA from Bremerella alba:
TTGAACTCAGGGCTGTATTCATAGACATAGTTCACTTCGATATCGGCTGGCAATCCACCGACAACGAAAAATCTTCCGTCGCGATATTCCATGCCCCCGGCTCCATGCACTGCTTCCTGGACAGGATGCTTGGCAAGCAGTTCTAGCGATTGGGCATCGTAGACGTAAATCCACGAATCGGCCTGACCAGCTGGCTTATTGAACTGGCCGAGATTAGTCGCGACATAGATTTTCCCAGCATGGTGGCATAAGTCGCCATGATGCGTGGGTACTTCGATACGTTGGAGGGTCTTTCCGTCTGCGCTGGTTTTGACCAGTTGCGTGGTGAATGACCAGTAGAGATTCGCCTCGTCATCTGCACAGACACCTTGCAGGTGCCCGTCGTAGTTTCCTTCGCAGTTGATCTTCTCGAAAGGAAGCTGCTTCAAAGTCGGGGACTGAGCGAAGAGCGATTCGCTTAGTCCGAACATGGCCGAGAAGGTAAGGGTTTGTTTCAGGAGCGTACGACGGGTCAGCCCAGATGGCTGGGAGATTGGGTGGTTCATTAATACGATAAGGCCAGGTAGGTAGTTGGTCGGAGGGAGGAGCGATTCGTAAGATTATCTCTTATTCGAGCTCGAAACGAAAGAAGTTTTCGCCATCTTCGGTCACCGAGGCCGTTAGTCCCGAGGACTTGGCATTGCTGTAGCGCTTAGGAATCAGGCTTTTGAGCGGCGGGGTGACGCCATCGGGAAGCTCGCTGTCGTGCTGTGCATACTTCACGATTTGTACCTGGTACTGATCGACCTGGGCGCCATCGTTGGGGATGAACGTCGACAATTGAAAGTGCCCTGCGGCATCGGTACGGCCAACGGCACCTTTACCGTTGTCACGAAGAAGCATAATCATGGCTCCTTCTAAGGGTTGTCCTTCGTAAAGGACTTCCCCTTCGACAGGCACGGTCGGCGGATAATTAGACTTCTCACTGGCACACCCCATCATTGCCAGCGCGAGTCCGGCCAATAAAAGAGGCGTGCAGCATGCGTGAATCGTCATCGTTAAAGTTCCTTCGACAATTTTCATTTCAGACGGATACGTTAGCAACAACGATTAGAACTGCGTGACTTCGCCACCGGAGATCGATCCCATCGAACCGAACACGCCATAGGGGCTCGGACCAGAGAAGCCGTGGCTGCGAGTCGCCGTCGTATCGCCGGTATCGATCGTATCGGCGATGAAACGCACCGACCCATCACCGAATACGCCATTGACGCCGCCTGGGTGCTCGCTACTAGGTGCGAACACGCCATATTCCCCGTCGCGTGCATTGGGCGTGTTGGGGGCGAGAACCGTGTTGAAGCCGACGAAATGGACGTGTCCGCGTGTTCCCCACGAACCGAATCGAGCGTTGATCCCTTGTCCGGCAATGAAGTACTTTCCGTCCGAAACCGTCATCGCCAACGATGGGTTACTACGCAGACCCGACAGGGCAGCCATGGCGCGGCGATGATCGGTCGTTTGTGCCTGGCTTGTATAGTTCGTGTAGGGTGAACGAAGGCGTTCGCTCATGGCCAGCGTATTGCTGAGGCCGTCGGTCACATGAGAAAACGGGACCCATTGCAAATGGCTAAACATGCCGCGAGACTTCGTCGAGAGGGGAGCGGTTGTCGCCGAACCGTCGTTGGTCTCAGTCATGTCATCCCCTTTGCTGAACGCGTAATTCACTAACCGCTCAGGGTTTGTCCCCGTTAGATCGCCACCCGGATCGGAAGGGCAACGCATCATTTCCGGAAAGCCGTTGTAGCCTTCCCAAGGATCGAGGGCATCTGGGCCAAACGCAGGAATTCCATTGCTCGGATCACCGGCAGCGATACGGTCATACATCGGTTTCTGTTCGATGAATGGCAGCAAGCCGATGAAACCGCTCAACCTCTTGAAGGTTTTTCGAGCTGGCAGTGCACCGTGGGTGTCGTGGTAATTGTGGAGTGCCAAACCCATTTGCTTCAGGTTGTTGGTGCACTGCATTCGTCGCGCGGCTTCACGTGCTTGCTGAACCGCAGGCAATAGCAACGCAATGAGAATACCAATAATGGCAATGACAACGAGCAGTTCCACCAGGGTGAAACCGCGGGCTCGGACGGTTTGGGTAGGCATAGTTCTTGGCAGGTTAAAGATTCGCAACAAACGTCGATTGCACGACAACGTAGCAAGTAAGAAACGAATCGAACGTGGCGTTCGATCCAGTTGTCGCCGAGTTTATCAACCCATCTGCCGAAGCTTCAAGGGAAACTATGTGAAGCTACTGGGTATTCACGGCAACTTAACAGCTCAAGAATTATGAAAGAATAATTCGACAAGAAGTTACCGAATCTTCTCTACGGTATAAATAAAGAAGAGGTTAAGGCTGGTCGACGTTTACCGTTAAGCCGGCGGCCCTCAGTACGGTTTCGTGCACCGCCAAGTCATGCTTGCGGTCCCAGGTCAGTTGCTTCTCGCCACGGATGACCTTGGCCAGGTCGGTGAATTCGCCGTCGTATCGACCTCCGGTACGCTTCAAGCTGAGATGCTGCGTTCCCTTTTTGAATTGGCCGTGAGCTTGGGTCAGCGACAGGTCGACTTCACCAGACTCGAGGGGTTTGATCTCGATCGCTCCGCCCGATCCGGCGACTTGGAAGCGACGGCGGGGGAAGCCGAACGGGTCGAGGTGGTTGCAGCGGACTGTGGCCGTGGCTTTAGGGTAATCGAGCACGGCCAACTGGTTATCCGCGAAGGTATCTTGCGGCGCTTGGGTTCGCTTGGTCAGCGCGATCACTTCATCTGGCTTGCCCAAGATGGTTACGACCGCATCGATTAAGTGGCAGGCCAACTCGAACATGCCGCCCCCTTCATACTGGGCAAGGTCTCGTCGTAGTGCCGGTGAGGCCAGCTTGCCCATCATGGCATCGACCTCGTAGATCTCGCCCAACCAACCTTCGTGTGCTGCTTGAAAGAGAAGCTCGAACGCGGGGTTGTACCGCAGCATGTAACCCATTTGAATCGTTCGCTGCTTTTCGTCGGCCGCGGCGCATAGTTCAGCGAATGCCGAAAGCGACTCGCCGGCCGGTTTGTCGAGATGAATATGCATGCCCGCATCGATGCATTGTTTGGCCGTCGGGACAAGCTGCTGCACGTGGGTCTCTACCGCCACTGCTTGCAGGCCCGGCGTGTTAAGCAACTGCTCGATCGACATCACCGAAAGTCCCTCGTACGGCTTCCGCTGCACGGCTTTGTTTGCCAGGTCGATATCGACGTCGGCCAGGCCCACCACTTCGTACATATCCGGCAGTGACCGAATGGCTTGCATCTTTCCTGCGGCATGCGAATGGGAAGTCCCAATCTGCCCAATCTTAATTTTAGAACCCGCGGCTGGCGGTGCCGCATGCACGTTGGCGGCCAGGGAGGCGACAGCAGCAGCGGTGGTAGTGGTGAATTGGCGTCGAGTTAGTTTCGTCACGATTGAATTGCCTTTGCTAAGCCGGTACGTTTGCTTGTGACCAGTTTAAACTCTAGCTTAGCGGAATTCGAGGTAACGATTAAATTGACGCAGTACCCAACGAGCGTTTTAGATGAGAGAACTGTCGGATGGATCACTCAGGTATTTTGGTTCTCACCGCCACCTGGCGGATTCTTTTTGTCGCTGTCTAGCTGGTGATTGTCTTGGTCTGGGGTACTTCCAGGAGGTTGATTGCCCAGCATTAGGCATTGTCGAAATTCGCTTAGGTAGGGCTCGATCCGTACGCCCAAGGGATGCTCTATCGACACCATCTCAGTTGCCTGCGGTTGCCTAAAAGCTGACTGGCCACATCACTGCCTGGTTCTCTTCCAGCAATTTGCTTGCGCAGCTTTCATCGCCTAGCGGAGCGGCTTTTCTCGTAGCCAGCGAAACTTCAGCCCGGTTCAGTGGTTGAATGTAGTAGGGAACGAGCAACTCTCGTTCTCTACGCTTCGATTCTCGTCCCGATGGAGAGATTTCCATGCATCGCAGCACGCATTTTGGTAGTGGTCGACGGGCCTTTTTAGGGCTGATGGGATCGGCGTTTTTTACCACGCCAGGTCTGTTTGCCGAGGAGCTGCTCAAACCAACGCCGTTTTTAACGGAAGGGCCGTTTTACCCCGATAAGTTGCCGTTGGATCAGGATAACGACCTGATCGTCATCCAAGATAGCACGACACCTGCGGTGGGGCAGATTACCCACTTAACAGGTCGAATTTTCGATAAGAGCGGTAGTCCACTGAAAGACGCCACCATCGAGATCTGGCAGTGCGATGCCAACGCGGTCTATTTGCACACGCGTGACAGCAGCAAAAAACAAGATCAACAAGACCGAAACTTTCAAGGCTTTGGTCGGTTTACTACCGGAAGCAAAGGCGAATATCGCTTTCGCACGATTAAACCTGTCCCCTACCCCGGCCGACCGGCGCCGCACATTCACATCAAGGTGAAGCAAGGGGACCAAGAGTTGTTAACCACTCAGCTGATGATTCGCGGCTTTGGCGGCAACAAGCGTGACGGAGTATTCTCGCAAGTCCGAGAGCCTGAAAAACGCGAGCTGTTGATGACCGATTTCAAGCCGCTTCCGGACTCTAAGATGAACGAATTAGCGGCATCGTTTGATATCGTTTTAGGGGCAACTCCTGATGAACGCGAGATACGACGTTTTAGCCGACCTCCGGGAGGTCGCCGGCCAGGACCACCACCGCGTAACTCGTAAAGTACGAAGTCACCAGCGCGGTGCTTATTTGAAAATTACTCACAAACTTGTCTCCCCATTACTGCAAAGAGTGAACAGAACTATGAAGAACGTTTGGAAACAATCCCTCGTTATGCTTTCGCTGTTGATGGTTGGCGTAGCTTTCAGCACGGCCAATGCCCAAGACGGCGAACGCGGCCCGCGTGGTCCTCGCGATGGTGAACGTCGCGGAGGCGATCGTGGCTCCCGCGATTTCAACCCAGAACAATTGGTCGAGCGGCTGATGAATGCCCTTGATAAAGACAAAGATGGCAAGATCACCAAGGAAGAAGCAGGCGAAGGCCGTGGTGCCGAAATGGCAAAACGTGCCGATGCCGATAAAGATGGTGTCACCACCAAGGAAGAACTGACGAAGGCTTTCAGCCGAGGTCGTGGCGATCGTCCTGGTCCTCCTCGCGATGGCGACCGTCCTGAAATGCGTCGTGGCGAAGGCGACCGACCCGGTCCTCCGCGTGATGGCGAACGTGGTCCGCGTGGTCCTCGTGATGGTGAACGACGTGACGGAGACCGTGGCCCACGTGACGGTGGTCGACCTGGCCCGCGCGGCGAAATGTCTGGCGGCCCAGGTGGTCCTGGCGGTCCGATGATGATGCCTGGTGCCATGATGGAACGTCTGGAACTTTCCGAAGAACAACGCCGTGACCTTCGCGCTTTGCAAGAAGAGATGAAGAAGAAGTTCATGTCGATCTTGAACGAAGAGCAGCGTGAAATGATGAAGGAAATGCACAAGAATCGCCCTCAGGGTGATCGTCCTGAAGGTCGTCCTCAGTTCCGCGGCCCAGGCGGCGGCGACCGACCTGAAGGTGCTCGTGGTCCGCGTGGCGGCGAACGTGGGCCTCGCGGTCCTCGCGATGGAGATCGTGACGGCAAGCGTCCTGAACGTAATAAAGACAAGGATAGCGACGACGACGCCTAAGCTTCCCCCCCCTGCGAATCGTCGTGCCACTTTAATTAGAGTACGATTCGCACAAGACTCCGTTCCGGAGGCCGGTCACCTGAATTCAGGTGACCGGTTTTTTTATGCGCGGTGGCAAGCAACCGGGATGCTCTAAATCCCTATTTCCCAGATTGCCAGAGTGGTTTAGGATTGAGGGCTTCTGTAGATGGACCTACGCGAAAGAAGTACTTGTGAATTCAGAGTTTACAACCATCCGCTCCCTGATTGTTCTCACGTTTTTAGTGGGCCTTCCGGTCGTTGCTATCATGCCTGAAGGGGTTCAAGGAGCGATCCGAGGAATTTGGCCGGAAGAACAAGCTGCCTCGGAATCTCCTTCCTTGCCGGTGTTGCAGTCATCGACCGGTCTGTCGAGCTTCCCCCTTACAGCGCCTGCACAACACCAACCAGCGGCGGCCCCAACCTTGGCGCCGGTGACGAAGCTGGCCGAATTCCAACAGCCGACGATGTCGAGCGAGCCTGAGTTTCGGCCTTCCCAATTCGAGGTCCCTGCCGAGGTTGTCTCGCATGAAGAACGTGCTTCCGCGTTTGCTACTACTCCTAGCAACCCGATTCAAGATCTTCCGCTGCCCAGCGATCGCCTAACGGCCCCTAGCCGTCAGCCGTCCGGGTTGATCACGCAGGGAACGCAAGACATTCAGACCGAACTGGACAATCTCGGGGCGAACTACTATCGACTAGAATCGTGGGGCAATTCGCCACGTGTTTATCGCTTTAACTGTACCGTCGCGATCAAGATTGGTCAGTCCGACTATTCGCAGCGGTTCGAGGCCACGGCCGA
This window harbors:
- a CDS encoding dioxygenase family protein; translated protein: MHRSTHFGSGRRAFLGLMGSAFFTTPGLFAEELLKPTPFLTEGPFYPDKLPLDQDNDLIVIQDSTTPAVGQITHLTGRIFDKSGSPLKDATIEIWQCDANAVYLHTRDSSKKQDQQDRNFQGFGRFTTGSKGEYRFRTIKPVPYPGRPAPHIHIKVKQGDQELLTTQLMIRGFGGNKRDGVFSQVREPEKRELLMTDFKPLPDSKMNELAASFDIVLGATPDEREIRRFSRPPGGRRPGPPPRNS
- a CDS encoding Gfo/Idh/MocA family protein — translated: MTKLTRRQFTTTTAAAVASLAANVHAAPPAAGSKIKIGQIGTSHSHAAGKMQAIRSLPDMYEVVGLADVDIDLANKAVQRKPYEGLSVMSIEQLLNTPGLQAVAVETHVQQLVPTAKQCIDAGMHIHLDKPAGESLSAFAELCAAADEKQRTIQMGYMLRYNPAFELLFQAAHEGWLGEIYEVDAMMGKLASPALRRDLAQYEGGGMFELACHLIDAVVTILGKPDEVIALTKRTQAPQDTFADNQLAVLDYPKATATVRCNHLDPFGFPRRRFQVAGSGGAIEIKPLESGEVDLSLTQAHGQFKKGTQHLSLKRTGGRYDGEFTDLAKVIRGEKQLTWDRKHDLAVHETVLRAAGLTVNVDQP
- a CDS encoding EF-hand domain-containing protein — encoded protein: MKNVWKQSLVMLSLLMVGVAFSTANAQDGERGPRGPRDGERRGGDRGSRDFNPEQLVERLMNALDKDKDGKITKEEAGEGRGAEMAKRADADKDGVTTKEELTKAFSRGRGDRPGPPRDGDRPEMRRGEGDRPGPPRDGERGPRGPRDGERRDGDRGPRDGGRPGPRGEMSGGPGGPGGPMMMPGAMMERLELSEEQRRDLRALQEEMKKKFMSILNEEQREMMKEMHKNRPQGDRPEGRPQFRGPGGGDRPEGARGPRGGERGPRGPRDGDRDGKRPERNKDKDSDDDA
- a CDS encoding DUF1559 domain-containing protein, encoding MPTQTVRARGFTLVELLVVIAIIGILIALLLPAVQQAREAARRMQCTNNLKQMGLALHNYHDTHGALPARKTFKRLSGFIGLLPFIEQKPMYDRIAAGDPSNGIPAFGPDALDPWEGYNGFPEMMRCPSDPGGDLTGTNPERLVNYAFSKGDDMTETNDGSATTAPLSTKSRGMFSHLQWVPFSHVTDGLSNTLAMSERLRSPYTNYTSQAQTTDHRRAMAALSGLRSNPSLAMTVSDGKYFIAGQGINARFGSWGTRGHVHFVGFNTVLAPNTPNARDGEYGVFAPSSEHPGGVNGVFGDGSVRFIADTIDTGDTTATRSHGFSGPSPYGVFGSMGSISGGEVTQF